A genomic window from Brachyspira sp. SAP_772 includes:
- a CDS encoding mechanosensitive ion channel family protein, with amino-acid sequence MEYLKETVFYGNSLFKYLISLALFIGSFAIMRISLLILVRLLLKVNVKFQNSFFFALARSVRKRSLPVILVASLAIAKSTLVLPKVLGGYWGKILAVCIIVFSVLFICDVITNFTDNYLSQRKNVILSDGIITLTKVVVWIVGILTILSNVGVNVTTFITGLGIGGVAVAFAAQSIIADLFNYFVIVFDKPFLKGDFIQIDQDLGTVEYIGIKSTRIRRNTGEQLLISNTNLLASRIQNYRVLERRRKYMVLGVEYSTPLETLKKIPDLVKSIIESESSTTFSSARFVEFADSSLNFEVIYYVNVSDYAEFVKVVESINYKLVEEFAKINANFAFPSTTVYLSKE; translated from the coding sequence ATGGAATACCTAAAAGAGACAGTTTTTTATGGAAACAGCTTATTTAAATATTTAATTTCTTTGGCATTATTTATTGGAAGTTTTGCTATAATGAGAATTAGCCTTCTAATTTTAGTAAGACTATTATTAAAGGTAAATGTTAAATTTCAGAATTCATTTTTTTTCGCTTTAGCAAGAAGTGTAAGAAAGAGAAGTTTACCTGTTATATTGGTGGCTTCTTTAGCTATAGCAAAATCTACATTAGTATTGCCTAAGGTATTAGGAGGATATTGGGGTAAAATATTAGCTGTATGTATAATTGTTTTCTCTGTATTATTTATATGTGATGTTATAACCAATTTTACAGATAATTATTTATCGCAGAGAAAAAATGTTATTTTATCTGACGGTATAATTACTTTAACAAAAGTTGTAGTATGGATAGTTGGTATTTTAACTATACTTTCAAATGTGGGAGTTAATGTTACTACATTTATTACTGGTCTTGGTATTGGCGGTGTGGCTGTTGCATTTGCTGCTCAGAGTATAATAGCTGACTTATTCAATTATTTTGTTATAGTTTTTGATAAACCTTTTTTGAAAGGTGATTTTATACAGATTGACCAAGATTTAGGTACTGTTGAGTATATTGGAATAAAATCTACTCGTATAAGAAGAAACACAGGAGAGCAGCTTTTAATATCTAATACTAATTTACTAGCTTCAAGAATACAAAACTATAGGGTATTAGAAAGAAGAAGAAAATATATGGTATTGGGGGTTGAATATTCCACTCCATTAGAAACACTGAAAAAAATACCTGATTTAGTTAAAAGTATTATTGAAAGTGAAAGCTCTACCACATTTTCTAGTGCAAGATTTGTAGAGTTTGCTGATTCCTCATTAAATTTTGAAGTTATATATTATGTTAATGTTTCAGACTATGCTGAATTTGTAAAAGTTGTAGAAAGCATTAACTATAAACTAGTAGAAGAGTTTGCTAAGATTAATGCTAACTTTGCATTCCCTTCAACAACAGTTTATCTTAGTAAAGAGTAA